Proteins encoded by one window of Cyclobacteriaceae bacterium:
- a CDS encoding DUF3536 domain-containing protein has product MEKYICIHGHFYQPPRENAWLEVIEVQDSAHPYHDWNERISAECYAPNAASRILENGVIKNIVNNYSRISFNFGPTLLSWMEINDPETYNAILEADKESEKIFDGHGSALGQVFNHMIMPLANERDKHTQIHWGIRDFEHRFGRTPEGMWLAETAADTTTLEVLAQHNIKFTILAPRQAKAFRKVGTEAWQTVTDTGIDPRKAYKINLPSEKSIAVFFYDGDISQGVAFNGLLNDGEKFSNALRNGFDADDTEPQLVNIATDGESYGHHHKHGDMALAFCLDHIHRLKHNHLMNYAQFLKKFPPLYEAQIHENSSWSCVHGVERWRSDCGCSTGGNPYWNQKWRKPLREALDWLRDELVQIYEREASGILKDPWKARDEYINVILKRNDDTIRKFLKDHCIKVVEQNKVFRLLEMQRNALLMYTSCGWFFDEVSGIETVQILQYACRAIQLLHQTAGADFEEEFIRRLEQAPSNIPSLENAGNVYRRYVVPSKTNLQRVGMHYAVASLFEEDPENTPIFNYTTSNEFFLRKEAGEQRLSLGITKVQSNVTRSERRIAFAVVYMGKHNIIGNLKLDMPPEDFESMKLRVVNAFDESRLGDVLSIMQTYFGEDRYTLWQLFKDEKRKVLDMITKQSMGELEESLRRVYNRDYPLVNALSNNDIPIPRAYTTTFEYILNADLINCFQTERINVKELERIIGELAKWELSIEDPGTVERLAGESIYKELRRISAERSNVKRIERLNRVFPLLRKFKLEPILYKSQNLYFEISQSSKDSNTLKPEWLNQFKRLGENLNVKVAY; this is encoded by the coding sequence ATGGAGAAGTACATTTGTATTCACGGTCATTTTTATCAGCCTCCGCGTGAGAATGCGTGGCTTGAAGTTATTGAGGTTCAGGATTCGGCTCACCCGTACCACGATTGGAACGAGCGCATCTCGGCAGAGTGCTATGCACCCAATGCCGCTTCGCGCATTTTGGAGAATGGTGTGATTAAAAACATTGTAAATAATTACAGTCGCATCAGTTTCAATTTTGGCCCTACGTTGCTGTCGTGGATGGAGATCAATGATCCGGAGACGTACAACGCTATACTTGAAGCCGATAAGGAAAGCGAAAAGATTTTTGATGGACATGGTTCGGCATTGGGGCAGGTATTTAACCACATGATTATGCCCCTAGCCAATGAGCGGGATAAGCATACACAAATTCATTGGGGCATTCGGGATTTTGAACACCGATTTGGACGTACACCGGAAGGCATGTGGCTGGCTGAAACGGCAGCCGATACGACCACGCTTGAGGTATTGGCCCAACACAACATCAAGTTTACCATTCTTGCCCCACGGCAGGCAAAGGCTTTTCGGAAGGTAGGAACCGAAGCTTGGCAAACCGTAACGGATACTGGTATTGATCCGCGTAAGGCGTACAAGATTAATTTGCCTTCCGAAAAAAGTATCGCTGTCTTTTTTTATGATGGCGATATTTCGCAAGGGGTTGCCTTTAACGGTTTGTTGAATGATGGGGAGAAATTTTCAAATGCGCTGCGAAACGGATTTGATGCAGATGACACTGAGCCACAGCTTGTAAACATTGCCACCGATGGTGAATCGTATGGGCATCACCACAAACACGGGGATATGGCCCTGGCGTTTTGCCTGGATCACATTCATCGGTTAAAGCATAACCATTTGATGAATTATGCGCAGTTCCTGAAAAAATTTCCTCCTTTATATGAAGCACAAATTCACGAAAACAGCTCATGGAGTTGTGTACACGGTGTAGAGCGTTGGCGCAGCGATTGTGGGTGCAGTACCGGTGGTAATCCGTACTGGAATCAGAAATGGCGTAAACCCTTACGGGAAGCGTTGGATTGGCTTCGGGATGAGTTGGTTCAAATTTATGAGCGCGAAGCTTCAGGCATCTTAAAAGACCCGTGGAAAGCGCGCGATGAATACATCAATGTTATTCTGAAGCGTAATGACGATACCATCCGCAAATTTTTGAAGGATCATTGCATTAAAGTGGTAGAGCAAAACAAAGTGTTCCGGTTGCTGGAAATGCAACGTAATGCCTTGTTGATGTACACCAGTTGCGGTTGGTTCTTCGATGAAGTTTCGGGTATTGAGACGGTTCAGATTTTACAGTATGCCTGTCGGGCGATTCAGTTGTTGCATCAAACTGCTGGTGCCGATTTTGAGGAAGAATTTATCCGCAGATTAGAGCAGGCTCCCAGTAACATTCCATCCCTGGAAAATGCCGGGAATGTGTACAGGCGGTATGTAGTACCTTCCAAAACAAACCTGCAACGTGTAGGTATGCACTATGCGGTGGCTTCGTTGTTTGAAGAAGACCCGGAGAATACTCCGATTTTCAACTACACTACATCAAACGAATTCTTTTTGCGCAAGGAGGCCGGAGAGCAGCGCCTTTCATTGGGTATTACCAAGGTTCAGTCGAATGTAACGCGTTCGGAAAGACGCATTGCCTTTGCCGTGGTGTATATGGGTAAGCACAACATTATCGGTAACCTGAAACTGGATATGCCGCCTGAGGATTTTGAAAGCATGAAACTTCGGGTGGTGAATGCGTTTGATGAAAGCCGGTTAGGTGATGTGCTTTCCATTATGCAAACGTATTTTGGTGAGGACCGCTATACACTTTGGCAGTTGTTTAAAGATGAAAAGCGCAAAGTGCTCGACATGATTACCAAACAAAGTATGGGCGAACTGGAAGAGTCATTGCGCAGGGTATACAACCGCGATTATCCGCTGGTTAATGCGTTGTCGAACAACGATATTCCCATTCCGCGTGCGTACACCACCACATTCGAGTACATCCTGAATGCCGATCTGATTAATTGTTTTCAAACGGAACGAATTAATGTGAAGGAGCTGGAACGGATAATAGGCGAACTGGCCAAGTGGGAACTGAGTATCGAAGATCCGGGAACGGTAGAGCGCCTGGCAGGGGAAAGCATTTATAAAGAGTTAAGAAGAATAAGTGCTGAACGCAGCAATGTAAAGCGCATTGAGCGCCTAAACCGGGTGTTTCCGTTGCTCAGAAAATTCAAACTGGAACCGATCTTGTACAAAAGTCAGAATCTTTACTTCGAAATTTCCCAAAGCAGTAAAGATTCAAACACACTTAAGCCCGAATGGCTTAATCAATTTAAACGATTGGGTGAAAATTTGAATGTTAAGGTGGCGTATTAA
- the treS gene encoding maltose alpha-D-glucosyltransferase: protein MGASQKNTEALWFKDAIFYELSVRAFYDSNGDGIGDFNGLIQKLDYLEDLGINTLWLLPFYPSPLKDDGYDVTDHYDIHPDYGTLSDFKTFLKEAHARGIKVITELILNHTSDQHPWFKRARKAKSGTRYREFYVWSDTPEKYKEARQIVQSDEASNWSWDNEAKAYYWHRFYRHQPELNYENPEVQMEMIKVIDFWMKMGVDGFRMASVPFLFEEEGTSCENLPQTHAFLKRIRSHIDKHYKDKVLMAEANLWPEDAAAYFGNGQECHMNFNYPLMPRLFLGLRTEDSYPIVDILEQTPDTPENCQWALFLRNHDELGLEMVTEEEKDYLFKAYATDPHTKYNVGIRRRLAPLLNNDRRKIELLYTILFSLPGTPVLYYGDEIGMGDNIYLGDRFGVRTPMQWSMNLNAGFSDANPQKLYLPVITDPVYRYESVNVATQSENPSSLLWWLRQVIAMRKRLSVFGRGDMKFIDSTNSKVLCFMRSYEKQRIILVANLSQFSQVATLNLSEFKDCDVTEVFSQNRFMNVGEGQYSITIGPYGYYWLQLDTAEKRTKSESSGELPLFSTDMSWEKVFNSYNEKRFFERKILPPFMKKCRWFGGKAKVISKMGINKMIPVKVSGQTHYLTVVEVHYVQRLPELYFLPLSFAPADTVIERVEYHAQSVVCRAEIQDEVGFVMDSSYDKQFRDFLLVNMDKRARVKVDDGVLEFNSSVFNKIVIDGEIDSKVLKADQSNTAIIYNENYFFKFYRKLEREINPDLEIVRFLSEHTSFSNSPKYTGSVEFVDVNGKVMVFGLLQEKVENQGDAWGMTIDSVGRFFERVITKAKKEKLPKLINKASIAFEEAPELIQEFIGRGFYERVVRLGQRTAEMHLALASDSSNPAFAPEYFTSNYQRSLYSSLRKLVRDRFNLLESSLSKLSPEIRELSKKLLAMENEVLECFKEIYEVRINAIKTRIHGDYHLGQVLFTGKDFVIIDFEGEPGFSFSERRLKKNPLKDVAGMMRSFQYAAFGKILLNENYRDRDMEFLENWAEQWQHYVSRFYFGAYLERMGLGKELSDENEILIRTFLLEKAIYELGYELNGRPDWVIIPLRGIMYHMNRYQQAKEEEKQKKKSKK, encoded by the coding sequence ATGGGTGCCTCTCAAAAAAATACAGAAGCATTGTGGTTTAAAGATGCCATCTTCTATGAATTGTCGGTACGGGCATTTTATGACAGCAACGGTGACGGCATTGGTGATTTCAATGGGTTGATTCAAAAACTCGATTACCTGGAAGATCTGGGCATCAACACGCTGTGGTTGCTTCCTTTTTATCCATCGCCATTGAAAGACGATGGCTATGATGTAACTGATCATTATGACATTCATCCGGATTACGGTACGCTTTCAGATTTTAAAACATTTTTGAAAGAAGCACATGCACGGGGTATAAAAGTGATCACCGAACTGATTCTCAACCACACTTCTGATCAACATCCTTGGTTTAAGCGGGCAAGAAAAGCCAAATCGGGTACACGGTATCGTGAGTTTTATGTGTGGAGTGATACGCCTGAAAAATATAAAGAGGCCAGACAAATTGTACAGAGCGATGAAGCTTCAAACTGGTCGTGGGATAATGAAGCTAAGGCGTATTACTGGCATCGGTTTTATCGCCATCAACCTGAATTGAATTACGAAAATCCGGAAGTGCAAATGGAGATGATCAAGGTCATCGACTTTTGGATGAAGATGGGCGTGGATGGTTTTCGTATGGCTTCTGTTCCGTTTTTATTTGAAGAGGAGGGAACCAGTTGTGAGAACTTGCCACAGACACACGCGTTTCTGAAGCGCATTCGTTCACACATCGATAAGCATTATAAAGATAAGGTGTTGATGGCTGAGGCTAACCTGTGGCCGGAAGACGCAGCTGCCTACTTTGGTAACGGACAGGAATGCCACATGAATTTTAACTATCCGTTAATGCCAAGGTTATTTCTTGGATTACGTACGGAAGACAGTTATCCGATTGTAGATATACTGGAACAGACTCCTGACACACCGGAAAATTGTCAATGGGCGCTATTCTTACGCAACCACGATGAACTGGGTTTGGAAATGGTTACGGAAGAAGAGAAGGATTACCTGTTTAAAGCTTACGCCACTGATCCGCATACCAAATACAACGTGGGTATCCGAAGACGGTTGGCACCTTTGCTCAACAACGATCGAAGAAAAATTGAATTGTTGTACACCATTCTCTTTTCACTACCCGGCACACCTGTGTTGTACTATGGCGATGAAATTGGAATGGGCGATAATATTTACCTGGGTGATCGGTTTGGTGTGCGTACACCCATGCAATGGAGCATGAACCTGAATGCAGGTTTTTCAGATGCAAATCCTCAAAAACTTTATTTGCCGGTAATTACCGATCCGGTTTATCGTTATGAGTCCGTTAACGTGGCCACACAAAGCGAAAACCCATCATCACTGTTATGGTGGTTGCGTCAGGTAATTGCCATGCGCAAGCGCTTGAGTGTGTTTGGCAGAGGCGATATGAAATTCATAGACAGTACCAACAGCAAGGTGCTGTGCTTTATGCGATCCTATGAAAAGCAACGAATCATCCTGGTAGCCAACCTCTCCCAGTTTTCACAAGTTGCAACCTTAAACCTTTCAGAGTTTAAGGATTGTGATGTAACCGAAGTATTCAGCCAGAACCGATTTATGAATGTGGGAGAAGGCCAGTACTCCATTACCATCGGTCCGTACGGATATTACTGGCTTCAACTGGATACAGCCGAGAAACGAACCAAATCGGAATCAAGCGGAGAGTTACCGCTGTTCTCAACCGATATGTCGTGGGAGAAGGTTTTCAACTCATACAATGAAAAGCGATTCTTTGAGCGGAAGATTCTTCCTCCTTTTATGAAAAAGTGCCGCTGGTTTGGAGGCAAAGCCAAGGTGATCAGCAAAATGGGCATCAACAAGATGATCCCGGTTAAGGTAAGTGGACAAACACATTATTTAACGGTTGTTGAAGTGCACTACGTGCAGCGCTTACCTGAACTTTACTTTTTACCGCTTTCTTTTGCCCCGGCTGATACCGTTATAGAGCGAGTTGAATATCATGCACAAAGTGTAGTGTGTCGTGCCGAAATACAAGATGAGGTTGGTTTTGTAATGGACAGCAGTTACGATAAACAGTTTCGCGATTTCCTGCTTGTAAATATGGACAAGCGTGCACGTGTAAAAGTGGACGATGGTGTGCTTGAATTCAATTCAAGCGTGTTTAATAAGATTGTGATTGATGGTGAAATTGATTCTAAGGTGTTGAAAGCGGATCAGAGCAACACAGCCATCATTTACAATGAAAATTATTTCTTTAAATTTTACAGGAAGCTTGAACGCGAGATCAATCCTGACCTGGAGATTGTTCGCTTTCTTTCCGAACATACGAGTTTCTCCAACAGTCCGAAGTACACTGGCAGTGTTGAGTTTGTAGATGTTAACGGAAAGGTGATGGTCTTTGGCCTTCTTCAGGAAAAAGTGGAGAACCAGGGTGATGCCTGGGGCATGACAATCGATTCGGTAGGTCGTTTCTTTGAACGGGTGATAACCAAAGCAAAAAAGGAAAAATTACCTAAGCTCATCAACAAAGCAAGCATTGCGTTTGAAGAAGCACCGGAACTGATTCAGGAATTTATTGGTCGTGGCTTTTACGAACGCGTGGTGCGGTTAGGTCAGCGTACTGCCGAAATGCACCTGGCGTTGGCATCCGATAGCAGTAATCCGGCTTTTGCTCCGGAATACTTCACCTCCAATTACCAGCGTTCACTGTACTCATCACTGCGTAAGCTGGTTCGCGATCGTTTTAATTTGTTAGAGTCTTCATTGTCAAAACTATCTCCGGAAATACGGGAATTGAGCAAGAAACTTCTGGCTATGGAAAATGAGGTGTTGGAGTGCTTCAAGGAAATTTATGAAGTGCGCATCAATGCCATTAAAACCCGCATCCATGGCGATTACCATTTGGGGCAGGTGTTGTTTACAGGTAAGGATTTTGTGATCATCGACTTTGAAGGAGAGCCCGGATTTTCGTTCAGCGAAAGACGATTGAAAAAGAATCCATTGAAAGATGTTGCAGGTATGATGCGTTCGTTCCAGTATGCGGCATTCGGTAAAATTTTATTAAACGAGAACTACCGTGATCGCGACATGGAGTTTCTTGAAAACTGGGCGGAGCAGTGGCAACACTATGTGAGTCGCTTTTATTTTGGTGCCTACCTGGAGCGAATGGGACTTGGGAAGGAATTATCCGATGAAAATGAAATCCTTATTCGCACATTTCTTTTAGAGAAAGCGATTTACGAGTTAGGCTATGAGTTAAATGGCCGGCCGGATTGGGTAATTATTCCCTTGCGCGGAATCATGTATCATATGAATCGCTATCAGCAAGCCAAAGAAGAAGAAAAGCAAAAGAAAAAGTCGAAGAAATAA
- a CDS encoding alpha-1,4-glucan--maltose-1-phosphate maltosyltransferase: protein MSLDKIGGQSRVIIENVQPEVDGGRYPAKRTVGERVDVTADIFADGHDHVRADVLYKKISDKNWNRVSMSHQGNDSWKASFYTTEKSNYVFTVEAWIDHLETWHDGIKKKASAMLDVKLELQEGALLLEQVADGKEKELISLAKAFRDEKKYHENVVTIQSPDLGELVHHHPLRQHVTRYAKELSVRVETTRALYSTWYELFPRSAAQDGRHGTFQDVIKLLPRISAMGFDVLYLPPIHPIGKVNRKGKNNNVRSVAGEPGSPWAIGSDEGGHKAVHSELGSLNDYKKLIAEAKKSGIDIALDLAFQCAPDHPYVKQHPEWFKQRPDGSIQYAENPPKKYQDIYPFNFETTAWQELWEELKSVILFWVEQGVTIFRVDNPHTKPIPFWEWAIGEVHKQHPDVIFLSEAFTRPKIMASLAKSGFTQSYTYFTWRVSKHELIEYMNELVFGPSRNYFRPNFWPNTPDILPYHLQHQGENIFIIRFALAATLSSNYGIYGPPYEFYENNPIPGKEEYVNSEKFEIKQYDWKRVNRMTDIISLVNKARKQHLALQSTWNIHFCNIEDASLLAYLKYTDDLNDLILVIVNLDQHNIHQGYVQLPLHLLKLNGGINIKLHDLMTDEHYTWTQEWNYVELNPHKLPFHLFKLEIHESQM from the coding sequence TCCGGCTAAGCGTACCGTTGGTGAACGGGTTGATGTTACGGCAGATATTTTTGCTGACGGACACGATCATGTCAGAGCAGATGTGCTCTATAAGAAGATAAGTGATAAGAACTGGAACCGAGTGTCCATGAGTCATCAAGGGAATGATTCGTGGAAAGCTTCTTTTTATACAACTGAGAAATCGAATTACGTATTTACCGTTGAGGCATGGATCGATCACCTGGAGACCTGGCACGATGGCATAAAAAAGAAAGCATCCGCCATGTTGGATGTTAAACTTGAACTTCAGGAAGGAGCGTTGTTGTTGGAACAAGTTGCCGATGGAAAAGAAAAGGAGCTTATAAGCTTGGCAAAGGCTTTTCGGGACGAAAAAAAATATCATGAAAATGTAGTAACGATACAATCACCTGATTTAGGCGAATTGGTTCATCATCATCCGCTGCGCCAACATGTTACCCGGTATGCGAAAGAACTTAGTGTTCGTGTTGAAACAACACGCGCTTTGTACAGCACGTGGTATGAACTTTTTCCACGATCTGCTGCGCAGGATGGCAGGCATGGTACATTTCAGGATGTGATTAAACTCTTGCCTCGTATATCTGCTATGGGCTTTGATGTGTTGTACCTGCCGCCCATTCATCCGATTGGCAAAGTTAATCGCAAAGGCAAGAACAATAATGTTCGATCCGTGGCCGGAGAACCTGGATCACCATGGGCGATAGGAAGCGATGAAGGTGGACACAAGGCTGTACATAGCGAGTTGGGTTCTTTAAATGACTACAAGAAATTAATTGCTGAAGCAAAGAAATCCGGAATTGACATAGCGCTCGATCTGGCTTTTCAATGTGCGCCTGATCATCCATATGTAAAGCAACATCCCGAATGGTTTAAGCAACGCCCGGATGGATCGATTCAATACGCTGAAAACCCACCTAAGAAGTATCAGGATATTTATCCGTTCAATTTTGAAACGACTGCCTGGCAGGAATTATGGGAAGAATTGAAATCTGTAATTCTGTTTTGGGTAGAGCAAGGCGTAACGATTTTCAGGGTTGATAATCCACATACCAAACCCATTCCTTTTTGGGAGTGGGCCATTGGTGAAGTACATAAGCAACATCCGGATGTAATCTTTTTATCGGAAGCATTTACGCGCCCTAAGATTATGGCCTCGCTGGCCAAATCCGGATTTACACAATCGTACACGTACTTTACCTGGCGGGTGAGTAAACATGAACTGATTGAATACATGAATGAGTTGGTGTTCGGTCCTTCACGCAATTATTTTCGCCCGAATTTCTGGCCCAACACCCCTGACATTTTGCCTTACCACCTGCAACATCAGGGTGAAAATATTTTCATCATCCGATTTGCCTTGGCGGCTACACTTTCTTCCAACTACGGAATTTACGGTCCGCCCTATGAATTTTATGAGAATAATCCGATTCCCGGTAAGGAGGAATATGTCAATTCTGAAAAATTTGAAATCAAGCAATACGATTGGAAGCGCGTTAACCGGATGACGGATATTATCTCGTTAGTGAACAAAGCACGAAAGCAACACCTCGCCCTTCAGTCAACTTGGAACATTCATTTTTGCAACATCGAGGACGCTTCCCTTTTGGCTTATCTCAAATATACGGATGACCTTAACGATTTGATTTTAGTGATCGTTAACCTTGATCAGCATAATATACATCAGGGCTATGTTCAACTTCCACTCCATCTCCTGAAATTGAATGGTGGTATTAATATTAAGCTTCACGACCTGATGACAGATGAACATTACACATGGACGCAGGAGTGGAATTATGTGGAGCTTAATCCGCATAAGCTTCCGTTTCATTTGTTTAAATTAGAAATTCACGAATCTCAAATGTGA
- the glgB gene encoding 1,4-alpha-glucan branching protein GlgB: MGKKKASPKTTENSSLESNSLLTDFDIHLFKTGKHFKLYEKMGSHITTMNGKKGTYFAVWAPNARAVSVIGNFNGWNNGMHALNPRWDESGIWEGFFTDIHKGEVYKYAIHSNTGDYLEKADPFAMFAEVPPKTASIVWETNYTWKDKKWLEKRKSETGKTKPYSVYELHIGSWRRKLEDGNRSLSYGELATELVDYVKEMGFTHVEFLPVMEHPFFGSWGYQVTGYYAPSSRYGAPEDFMYLVDCLHQAGIGVILDWVPSHFPGDDHGLYKFDGTHLYEHEDPRKGFHPDWKSYIFNYGRNEVRSILISNAIYWLDRFHIDGLRVDAVASMLYLDYSRKEGEWIPNQYGGRENIESIVFLKEFNEQVYSHFPDIITIAEESTAWPGVSRPTYLGGLGFGQKWMMGWMHDTLHYFQNDPVHRKYHQNEITFSIMYAFTENFILPLSHDEVVHGKGSLMGRMPGDEWRRFANLRLLFGYMYTHPGTKLLFMGGEFGQTSEWNHDHSLDWHLLQYAPHKGVQSLMKDLNALYKQEPALYKYAFEERGFEWVDYSDHQNSVMIYQRKADEKHELLLVICNFTPQTLSQYRVGVPYRGQWKEIFNSDDLKYGGSGALNQGNLNTSPIKYHNRDYSVALTLPPLGITVIKLEQEEAEFDIGS, from the coding sequence ATGGGAAAGAAAAAAGCATCACCCAAAACAACAGAAAACTCTTCGCTGGAATCGAACAGCTTGCTTACCGATTTTGATATACACCTATTCAAAACCGGCAAGCATTTCAAGTTGTATGAGAAAATGGGTTCTCATATAACGACCATGAATGGAAAGAAGGGAACTTACTTTGCGGTTTGGGCACCCAATGCACGTGCCGTATCGGTAATAGGAAACTTTAATGGATGGAATAATGGAATGCATGCTTTGAATCCGCGTTGGGATGAGTCCGGTATTTGGGAAGGTTTTTTTACAGATATCCACAAAGGTGAAGTGTATAAGTACGCCATTCATTCTAACACGGGTGATTACCTGGAAAAGGCCGATCCGTTTGCCATGTTTGCAGAAGTGCCGCCCAAAACAGCATCTATTGTTTGGGAAACCAATTACACATGGAAGGATAAAAAATGGTTGGAGAAAAGAAAATCGGAAACAGGTAAAACGAAACCGTACTCCGTTTATGAGTTGCATATCGGCTCGTGGCGAAGAAAGCTGGAGGATGGTAATCGGTCACTCAGCTATGGTGAACTTGCTACCGAGTTGGTTGACTATGTAAAAGAGATGGGCTTCACACACGTTGAATTTTTGCCGGTAATGGAGCATCCGTTTTTTGGTTCATGGGGTTACCAGGTTACCGGTTATTATGCGCCTTCAAGTCGATATGGTGCGCCAGAAGATTTTATGTATTTGGTGGATTGTCTGCACCAGGCTGGGATTGGAGTAATACTCGATTGGGTGCCTTCTCATTTTCCGGGCGATGATCATGGCTTGTATAAGTTTGACGGCACTCATCTCTATGAGCACGAAGATCCGCGCAAGGGTTTCCATCCCGATTGGAAGAGCTACATTTTCAATTACGGCAGAAACGAAGTCCGGTCAATCTTAATCAGCAACGCCATCTACTGGCTTGATCGGTTTCACATTGACGGATTGCGGGTAGATGCCGTAGCCAGTATGTTATATCTCGATTATTCCAGGAAAGAAGGGGAGTGGATTCCGAATCAATATGGCGGTAGAGAAAATATTGAGTCGATTGTGTTTCTGAAAGAATTCAATGAACAGGTTTACAGTCATTTCCCGGATATCATTACCATTGCTGAAGAGTCAACCGCATGGCCCGGTGTATCACGACCAACGTATTTGGGTGGCCTTGGCTTCGGCCAGAAGTGGATGATGGGATGGATGCACGATACACTGCACTATTTTCAAAATGATCCGGTTCACCGGAAGTATCATCAGAATGAAATTACATTCAGTATCATGTATGCCTTTACGGAGAATTTCATACTTCCGCTTTCGCATGATGAAGTGGTACATGGTAAAGGTTCATTGATGGGGCGTATGCCCGGAGATGAATGGCGGAGATTTGCAAACCTGCGGTTGTTGTTTGGGTACATGTATACCCATCCGGGCACCAAGTTGTTATTCATGGGAGGCGAGTTTGGACAAACATCCGAATGGAATCATGATCACAGCCTCGATTGGCATTTGCTTCAATATGCACCACACAAAGGTGTTCAGTCATTGATGAAAGATTTGAATGCGCTGTATAAACAAGAACCCGCCTTGTATAAATATGCATTTGAAGAACGTGGTTTTGAATGGGTGGATTATTCTGATCATCAAAACAGTGTCATGATCTATCAGCGCAAAGCGGATGAAAAGCATGAACTGTTGCTGGTGATTTGCAATTTTACCCCGCAAACCTTGTCGCAGTATCGTGTGGGCGTGCCATACCGCGGGCAGTGGAAAGAAATTTTCAATTCGGATGATCTGAAATATGGTGGCAGCGGAGCACTAAATCAGGGAAATCTGAATACATCACCTATAAAATATCATAACCGGGATTATTCTGTAGCCCTAACCTTGCCACCGTTGGGCATTACCGTAATTAAATTGGAACAGGAAGAGGCGGAATTTGATATCGGTTCGTAA